AATTTCGTTGGCTATCTCGATGGCATGGTTGAGAATCTTTTCATCCTTCACAGAAATAGGTTTCACAGTTCCCGACGATTTCTTTTTCGATAGCGTGGGCAGCAGTCCATGGCCATGCTTATTACCGTTGGTGTCACCACTTTTTTGACCCAATTTGGCGGACATTTCCGTAATCTCATTTTTACTGTTCACATGATCAAATCCGGGCGACTTGGGATGACTGCCTGTAGCAGCGCTTATCGATCCAAACATCGAGTTAATCTCGTCCAGCAGCGAGGGACCAAAGTCCAGCTTGTCAGCCGCTATCTCATCATCTGATATCTCGTGGTATTCATGAGGATCATCTACAATACTTCGAGAGGTGGGACGCCAGCCCGTTTCCGAATGGACACTCTTCCCATCTGCACcatagttgttgttgtgcaaGCCAAACTCCAGTTCATCGTCTCCTCTGTTAAGAAAGAACGGATTTGTAGACCCGCTGGCAAAGTCGAATGAACTCTGGCCGTTGGTGGCTATCAGCTTAGGCGTGTGTTCGGCGGATGGAATGAAAGTGGGGTTCATGGAGGTGCCCATGGCGCCTCCGCTGTTGGCACCTTCTGGGAAATACCCGCTAGCAGTCTGAAGAGAGTCGGGACTCGTGGGCGTGGGCGGCAGTAGGAGAGGAGTTTGTTCAATGTCCTCCGAGGGTTTGTAGGGCGTCACTATCTGCTTGGGCACGTGATTGTACTgaaacaaataataaacaattccATATTAGTAAACGGAAGAAATTTTCGGGATCACAGGACTCACATTCTGCGAACTTCCTAGGAATGCGATGTCTCCAAATGTTGCTCCGTCAATACCTACGTGGCCGGTGTGCTTGAAGTCGTTTTGTGGCTTCGATATCATCTCGGTGCGCAGCTTGCGCTTGCTGATTCTGTGTTCACTCACCCGGCTAAATGAATCACGCGTGGAGCTGGGCAGACCTTCGAGGAATGCCACAGTGTTGGAGGGGTTGAAGTAGCCTGTCTTGCCAGTGCTAAGCACTCCTTTCCAGAAGGGTGTGCCCGTGTTGCGGTCTAGAACGCTTATAATATCGCCCTGGCGATAAAGTAGATGGTCCTTTTTGGGTTCTGTGCAATTCACTACAGCTTTAAGCTGCTCTGGCTTCATATCGGGCAGTTGGTCATAGATTTCACCGAAGCGCGGTCGCTTGGCAGCGTCATCCTGCCAGCACTTCATCATCAATGTATAATACTCGCTGGGACAGCAGTCGGGCTGTTCAAGCCGCTGGTAGTTGGGTGCATCAATGGCCTCGAGGATCTGCAAGCCTGTAAGAGCCGCCCAGGGTTGAAAGCCGTAGGAGAACATTTCCCATAGGCACACTCCAAAGGCCCACACATCTGAGGCGTTGGTAAAGCGCAGATAATTGATGCATTCCGGCGCACACCATGCGATCGGCAGCTTTAAATTCACGTTGAAGTTGGTCTTGTAGTAGTCCTTGCCCACGCCCAGTGCCCGCGACAGGCCAAAGTCGGAGATCTTGACCTTGTCCTTGCTGAAGACTAAAATATTTCGCGCTGCCAGGTCTCTGTGGATGAGGCGCTTCTGTTCCAAGTAGCTCATTCCATTGCAGATCTGTAGGGCGAACTCACAGAGCGTGGGAATGGTGAGGAAACTGACTCTCAGTCCCGAATCCTTGAGACATTCCAACAGTGATCTCAGATGTGCGAGCTCAGTGACAAGCATGAGCGAGTCAGTGGCCAGGACAACGCCGTACAGGCGCACGATATTCTCGTGCTCGATGGAATGCATGATGGCCGCTTCCTTAAGGAACTCCATGGGATTTGACTGCATGCGCTCTCGGCACAGACACTTAATAGCCACTTGGATCTGTCAAAGACGGACGATAACAATTTTGAAGTTGGTGAAAACTGATCTGGACTCACCCGTTCGCTGCCATTGGACCAGACTCCCTGTTGGACGATCCCAAATTCGCCGGTTCCCAACTGTTTGTTTACACTAATCGAGTCCGCCGGTATTATGTGCTTGTTGTTGGGCACCTTGCTCGGAGAACTGGCTCCGTTCTTGGCGGCCAGAGAGGAGCATGCAGAGGCACTACTGCCATCCAGCGCCAATTGACTTCCGCCGCCGGGCGCCTCTTCCCGCTTAACCATAGTGCCAGGCGCCTGCAGCAGACGCTTGATCTTGCTGAGGTAGCTGTGGGGAAAATGCTTCTCGTAGAACTTACGCAGCCTCCGGATTTCCGGGCGCGAGAGCCCGATGAAACGTAAATCCTCGTCTGCTGCATACTTAAATTGGGCCGCGTTCGTTATTTTCAATTCGTTTCTGCGGGGAGTAAAAAGTATAATGAGTTAGTTCGGTTGAAGACAGGGGGGAAGTGCTTCCGCTTTTTGGGTCACTCACTTAACGGCATTGTAGTACTGCTGCAGTTCGGACTCAGTGAGGAATTCGTATAAATCAATTTGTGGATACTCTGGAACGGGGGAATgtacaaaaataaacacattAAGATCGTGggtatatattatatagatACTATATAAGCGACCGCACAAGACCAAATCTCGGGGGCCCTTATCTTTGAAGTGAAGAGCGAGTAGGGGGAATACCCTATGCAATAAATAACTTCTTTAACGATCGATCCGCCAACGCAGATGGTTTTTTGAATatgataaaataaaacacacacatcTCCTGAATACCCAAAAGTTCTGCCCCCGTCCCCGCACAATCCCCGCCATCCACTCACACAGGAGTACGTGAGCACATTGACACAGAATTCCGATTGCCTTATTTTATACCCTACACTCTCTTATAAAATGTATACAACCCTCACCCAATTCCTCCTCTTGAAGGTGAGTTTTTCGAAAGTTTTATGATttaagaaaacatttttcgtGCTACTATGTCAAAATAA
This genomic interval from Drosophila mauritiana strain mau12 chromosome 2R, ASM438214v1, whole genome shotgun sequence contains the following:
- the LOC117135757 gene encoding activated Cdc42 kinase-like isoform X2 translates to MEYPQIDLYEFLTESELQQYYNAVKNELKITNAAQFKYAADEDLRFIGLSRPEIRRLRKFYEKHFPHSYLSKIKRLLQAPGTMVKREEAPGGGSQLALDGSSASACSSLAAKNGASSPSKVPNNKHIIPADSISVNKQLGTGEFGIVQQGVWSNGSERIQVAIKCLCRERMQSNPMEFLKEAAIMHSIEHENIVRLYGVVLATDSLMLVTELAHLRSLLECLKDSGLRVSFLTIPTLCEFALQICNGMSYLEQKRLIHRDLAARNILVFSKDKVKISDFGLSRALGVGKDYYKTNFNVNLKLPIAWCAPECINYLRFTNASDVWAFGVCLWEMFSYGFQPWAALTGLQILEAIDAPNYQRLEQPDCCPSEYYTLMMKCWQDDAAKRPRFGEIYDQLPDMKPEQLKAVVNCTEPKKDHLLYRQGDIISVLDRNTGTPFWKGVLSTGKTGYFNPSNTVAFLEGLPSSTRDSFSRVSEHRISKRKLRTEMISKPQNDFKHTGHVGIDGATFGDIAFLGSSQNYNHVPKQIVTPYKPSEDIEQTPLLLPPTPTSPDSLQTASGYFPEGANSGGAMGTSMNPTFIPSAEHTPKLIATNGQSSFDFASGSTNPFFLNRGDDELEFGLHNNNYGADGKSVHSETGWRPTSRSIVDDPHEYHEISDDEIAADKLDFGPSLLDEINSMFGSISAATGSHPKSPGFDHVNSKNEITEMSAKLGQKSGDTNGNKHGHGLLPTLSKKKSSGTVKPISVKDEKILNHAIEIANEISARSMIDLVSDQTPVIHSPKRKFSFRFPHLSNNGSGDKAGGLGASGSAHTPTHGNASPFSKKKNFTEELQSIPDIQSLIGKEGLEAYNSLIERKALLDIGPSPAATLLRHLDTDEFDLQSLHQSQRPMTLPTRGATQRVRKAELAAGLSRHNDENSNSLEACESPSYMTHGSYKFPEAQPTEQLPEPESPNPIPLPPREGKKQVKTSTKRHVRKYPLIIPANGVQRTLSKLTDLGDEAGKSPEISTSSQPQPGRAIEVVAAVRPSGMRRPSLPSEREYENMPTVGKESAHTYQNLDKLTPADAAGLTDTASLQFESILEADTSKEGILQSPDVTDGFYNFSIQKEHYNKGKDAEFEATQISGLYVNDDELRNLDIESSRRTATPGSSCSALESEHSQPDALPSTETASEVSRFSSVDNELAGNALFKKVRASVNMAMNRKSIAETSLTSNQPGGASAKPQTEAEYFAATAARLADSNSVSCEDLLEFSDKKPKGCERGVDSDEVRIMVKVLGKDSTPNRCLGALEFINWDVHKSIKLIKLQNLVSEANLSLEASFEALQQHEWDLHTTAHKLNGLKL
- the LOC117135757 gene encoding activated Cdc42 kinase-like isoform X1, with the translated sequence MEYPQIDLYEFLTESELQQYYNAVKNELKITNAAQFKYAADEDLRFIGLSRPEIRRLRKFYEKHFPHSYLSKIKRLLQAPGTMVKREEAPGGGSQLALDGSSASACSSLAAKNGASSPSKVPNNKHIIPADSISVNKQLGTGEFGIVQQGVWSNGSERIQVAIKCLCRERMQSNPMEFLKEAAIMHSIEHENIVRLYGVVLATDSLMLVTELAHLRSLLECLKDSGLRVSFLTIPTLCEFALQICNGMSYLEQKRLIHRDLAARNILVFSKDKVKISDFGLSRALGVGKDYYKTNFNVNLKLPIAWCAPECINYLRFTNASDVWAFGVCLWEMFSYGFQPWAALTGLQILEAIDAPNYQRLEQPDCCPSEYYTLMMKCWQDDAAKRPRFGEIYDQLPDMKPEQLKAVVNCTEPKKDHLLYRQGDIISVLDRNTGTPFWKGVLSTGKTGYFNPSNTVAFLEGLPSSTRDSFSRVSEHRISKRKLRTEMISKPQNDFKHTGHVGIDGATFGDIAFLGSSQNYNHVPKQIVTPYKPSEDIEQTPLLLPPTPTSPDSLQTASGYFPEGANSGGAMGTSMNPTFIPSAEHTPKLIATNGQSSFDFASGSTNPFFLNRGDDELEFGLHNNNYGADGKSVHSETGWRPTSRSIVDDPHEYHEISDDEIAADKLDFGPSLLDEINSMFGSISAATGSHPKSPGFDHVNSKNEITEMSAKLGQKSGDTNGNKHGHGLLPTLSKKKSSGTVKPISVKDEKILNHAIEIANEISARSMIDLVSDQTPVIHSPKRKFSFRFPHLSNNGSGDKAGGLGASGSAHTPTHGNASPFSKKKNFTEELQSIPDIQRFRSLSEIKNSTDLRVPIFDKESSDFLFQKSREILSRPLNLERECADEQPPKSIDDNIMDIENTLKALNLDFMHTYTELDKSDSNDTILNDQLPHMASLDDGISSATGSLKSAVYSYSNGVQTMFDFNAATSHLDKHLQYMHNQAQLSAAAPIDPKPMDDKRSSTPDTGFASRDTNISLSRRSSQKSSYSPQESFHFPLKGEPLFSAPPVVMSGGYASLKDELGYERFGNGATKQMLASASPIKSGVGLNASSGSVYMGSKGYRQRSTSFNESFHPISPVLSEPPQRERGVIQRQVRLEQQPPLPRRSASYKPRSIRARTLRRLSYNPMTLDSSSSSGEEPVKPSLARSECDIRARVAASSNSSLGRRRRAGMNRQVQSACHDEREVIISPRQMYGSNSSIKSAPHYNIGGQRRSFHRGGPGVMGGGYEQFQYDERIYDFGGRGPGNNYNMAQASYLSSSQKPSYLLNGSELPGSGSGSSSAASSAVQATYRPGAGTSIQRPMSGGAALHEFDISRLTGKSPTSTNFVGSSPEELKQRQLSVGSLQTPNNKVAKPQRPTEFHWPEKIHASAVKQHEMHWRQVHQQQSLPTASIITAAVGGAVSARRSSDSSSSSSTESGDEFQFRREFVAPRIPPSPAP